GTCTTCGGCGCGCTGATCTCGATCGAGTTCCTCGGCGAGATCTCCTGGCCGGGATGGGTCTTCGCGGTGCTGGCCATCTTCGTCGCCCGGCCGGTGGCGCTGGCGATCGCGTTCCTGCGCTCCGGGCTCGCGCCCCGGGAACAGGCGGCGGCCATGTGGTTCGGCCCGAAGGGCTTCGCCTCGGTGGTGTACGGCCTGATCGTGCTCAAGTCCGGGATCGACGCCGCCGACGAGGTGTTCCACCTGGTCGCCCTGACCATCGTGCTCTCCATCCTGCTGCACTCGTCGACCGACGTGGTGATCGCCAACGCCTTCGACGACGAACGGGACACCCCGGCCTGGCACGAGCGCTTCCGCCGTACCCGTACCACGCCCGACCCGCCGACGCCTGAAGCCACTCACCCGGACGGGGGCCATCCGAGCTGACGTCGAATGGCCCCGTCGCAGGCCCTCACCCCGGGATCTTCCATGCGTCCATGCGCAGGCTGACGTCCCCGTCAGGGGAGTCCCCGGTGATTTCCAACAGCACGACAAGCTGTGCCCTGCCCGAGTTGACGGCTGCGGCACGGCTCGTCCAGAGGCAGAGCACCACACCTTGCTGCACCGGCACCTGCGCCTCGGCGCCGAGCGGGGCCATGCGGATCTGTTCCGAGCAGTCATGCGGAGTGAGCCCTGGTCCGTCGACCTTGCTGCCGCGTACGTCCCGGCCGAGCACCAGGTTGGCCTGCGGGTTGCCGTAAGAGGCCCGCAGCGTGATGTCCGCCTCGGACGACGGCACGTCGGCCCGCGGCTCGTCCAGGTCGGCGTGCATGCTGGTGTTGTTGCCGGATACCCGCAGCGTCAGTAGCTGCTGCGGGTAGTGGATCGCGTACTGAGTCTGCGCGTCGAGCGTCGGCTGCGCGGTCGGATCGACCGACGGCACACCGTCGGGCGGTCCAGAGGGCTCCGGCCCGTCCGGCGTCGCGGAGGCCTCGATCGTCGGCTTCGCGCCCGGCTCCGACCCACCGCCACCGCCGTCCCGTGCAGTCATCGCATCGACCTCGCCCGCCGTCTGTAGAGCGATCACTATCGACGTGGCGGCGAGCGCCAACGCGACCACCGCGAGCACCACCGACACCGCGACCAGCAGCCGCTGGAGCCGGCCGGTCGGTCGCCGCGACGAAGAGGCACTGGAAATCGTCGACGGGCTGTCTCCAGAAATCGACATCTGACTCCTCCATACGCCATCGGCCAGGGACGGCCGACAATCACTCAGAGACCTCACCAGCCGCGCGCACCGTCCGACCGCCGACGTACTCGGAGAGGTCACCGAGCCAGTTGATTGATCGAGTAGTGCAATGGTGGCACGGCGCCACAATCATCTTCCGCGACCCCGATGGACGAACCATGCCTGACAATGGCAAATCCGCAGGTGAAGACCCTGGCCGACCACGTCGGCGGGTGCGGAGAGCATCCGAACGGCTGGCGTTGGCCGGCCTGGTGGTCACCGTAGTGGGGGTGATCGTCGCAGTGTTCGCCTGGCGCTTTCCAGTCGTACAACAGGCGACACCAGCGCCGACGGGGTCGATCGATCCATCGGTGACGGTGCCGGCGGGCGCGTCGCCCGGCGCTCCTCAGGACGGTTCACCGGCCACGACCGGGGTCGAATACCTTTCCGCGCTCCCAGCTCATGCTGGCACCACCAATCTGACGGAACTTCCACGCGAGCTACGGAAGACCGCCGGATTCGAACGAGCCATCGTGATCAAATGCCCGAGCAACCAGAGCAATGACAAGATCAGCGAGGTCACTTATCAGCTCTTCGGTCGATTCGACACGTTCCAGGCGACTGTTCGGCCGTATTTCGAGAGCCAGCCGGATGCCCGGATGCACGTCGAGGTCCTAGTCGGCGAACGCACTCGCGACGGCGGCCTGGCGTGGGCAGTCGGCGGGGGACAGTACGAAGCGAACGCCGAAGAGCCCAAACCGGTCAGCGCGGTCGTCGAGGGGATGCAGGAGCTAGAGATCCAGGTGCAGTGCCAGCTGCCGGACGGGGTGGCGATCCTGGTCGACGCCGCCTTGTACGAGTGACCGACCCCGCCCTAGCTGCGCAGGTGGGGTCGCCGGCCCAGTGAGTCGGATACGAGTACGTAACGTGATTGAAATGTCAGAATGCCAGCATCTGGCACGACCCAGGTCTCGATCGCTCATGGAGGTCCGGTTTTGTTTCTCACCCGGCACGAGCAGGAGCGACTGCTCATCCACGTCGCAGCGGACGTGGCCTGGAAACGCCGTGAGAGGGGCATCCGGCTCAACCACCCGGAGGCGACCGCGGTGATCACCGCCTTCCTGTTGGAAGGTGCCCGGGACGGCCGCAGCGTGGCGGAGCTGATGGAGGCCGGGCGTCACGTGCTCGGCCGCGAGGACGTGCTCGACGGAGTGCCGGAGATGCTCCCCGAGGTGCAGGTGGAAGCCACCTTCCCCGACGGGACCAAGCTGGTGACCGTACACGAGCCGATCTCCTAGGAGCGCAAGTGAGTGCACCACCCACGCCGTCGGGCACCGACGGCGGCCCAGTCGTTCCCGGCGAAGTCATCCCCGGCGACCGGCCGATCGTCCTCAACTCCGGTCGGCCGGTGCTGACCCTGGCCGTGGTCAACACCGGGGACCGGCCGGTGCAGGTCGGTTCGCACTACCACTTCGCCGAGGCCAATCCGGCGCTGGACTTCGACCGGGCCGCCGCCTGGGGTCACCGGCTGGCGGTGGCCGCCGGCACGTCGGTACGGTTCGAGCCCGGCGTGGACCGCGAGGTCACCCTGGTGCCGTTCGGCGGTCGGCGGATCGTGGCCGGCCTGCGCGGCGAATGCGCCGGCGAGTTGGACGGACGGGGCCCGGCCACGGCGGCGGGCACCGACGAGGCGGGAGGCCCGGCGTGAGCACCCTGGACCGACGGCGGTACGCCGCCCTGCTGGGACCGACCGCCGGTGACCGGATCCGGCTGGCCGACACCAACCTGCTGATCGAGGTCGAGGAGGACCGCTGCGCGCCGCGCGGCGCCGACGGCACCCCCGCGTACGGCGACGAGGTGGTCTTCGGCGGTGGCAAGGTGATCCGCGAGTCGATGGGTCAGTCCCGGGCGACCCGCGCCGAGGGCGCCCCGGACACGGTGATCACCGGTGTGGTGGTGCTGGACCACTGGGGCATCGTCAAGGCCGACGTCGGCATCCGCGACGGCCGGATCGTGGCGCTCGGCAAGGCCGGCAACCCGGACACCATGGACGGCGTACATCCGGATCTGGTGATCGGGCCGGGCACCGAGATCATCGCCGGCAACGGCAAGATCCTCACCGCCGGGGCGATCGACAGCCACGTCCATCTGATCTGTCCGCAGGTCCTGGAGACGGCGCTGGCCAGCGGCGTCACCACGATCATGGGTGGCGGGACCGGACCGGCCGAGGGCACCAAGGCGACCACGGTCACCCCGGGTCCGTGGCATCTGGGCATGATGTTCGCCGCGCTGGACCCGTGGCCGGTCAACGTGCTGCTGCTCGGCAAGGGCAACACGGTCAGCGAAGACTCGATGTGGGAGCAGCTGCGCGGCGGTGCCGGCGGCTTCAAGCTGCACGAGGACTGGGGCACCACGCCGGCGGCGATCGACGCCTGTCTGCGGGTGGCCGACGCGTCCGGGGTCCAGGTGGCGATCCACACCGACACCCTCAACGAAGCCGGGTACGTCGAGTCGACGCTGGCGGCGATCGCCGGCCGGTCGATTCACGCGTACCACACCGAAGGGGCCGGTGGCGGGCACGCGCCGGACATCATGCGGGTGGCGGCCGAGCCGAACGTGCTGCCGTCGTCGACCAACCCGACCCGCCCGCACACCCGTAACACCCTCGACGAGCACCTCGACATGCTGATGGTCTGCCACCATCTCAATCCGAGCGTGCCGGAGGACCTGGCGTTCGCCGAGAGCCGGATCCGGCCGTCCACGATGGCCGGTGAGGACATCCTGCACGACCTGGGCGCGATCTCGATGATCGGCTCTGACTCGCAGGCGATGGGCCGGGTCGGCGAGGTGATCCTGCGGACCTGGCAGACGGCGCACGTGATGAAGGCTCGCCGGGGCGCGTTGCCCGGCGACGGCGCCGCCGACAACATGCGGGCCCGGCGGTACGTCGCCAAGTACACGATCTGTCCGGCGGTGGCGCACGGCCTGGAAGGCGAGATCGGCTCGGTGGAGCCGGGCAAGCTGGCTGACCTGGTGCTGTGGGATCCGGTCTTCTTCGGCGTACGGCCGCAGGTGGTGATCAAAGGCGGCATGATCGCCTGGGCGCAGATGGGTGACGCGAACGCGTCGATTCCGACCCCGCAGCCGATGCTGCCGAGGCCGATGTTCGGCGCGTACGGCACCGTTCCGGCCGCGACCAGCCTGGCGTTCGTGGCCCCGGTGGCGATCGACGACAACCTCGGTGACCGGCTCAACGGGGTCCGCCGCCGGCTCGCCCCGGTGGCCGACACCCGGGGTCGGGGCAAGGCGGACATGCCGCTCAACGACGCCACCCCACGGATCGAGATCGACGCGGACACCTTCACCGTCCGGATCGACGGGGAGACCGTGGAGGCGGCTCCGGCGACGGAGCTGCCGATGGCTCAGCGCTACTTCCTGTTCTGATGACCGGCCGACGTGCGATGACTGGCCGACGTGCGATGAGCGGCCGGCTTCCGACGACCGGTGGAGCATGAGCGGGCTCGCCACGCTGCTGGTGCTCGCCGACGGCCGGTTGCCGTCCGGCGCGCACGCGCACTCCAGCGGTCTGGAGGCGGCGGTGGTCGCCGGCCGGGTCAAGGACCTGGACACCCTGGCCGGGTTCCTGACCGGGCGGCTGGCCACCGGTGGGCGCACCGCCGCCGCGTTCGCGGCTGCCGCGGCCGGCGCACCGACCTCCGACGCCGCCTCCGGGGGCGCGACGGCCAGGCTGGACGCGCTCGACGACGGGCTCGACGCCCGTACCCCGTCGCCGGCGCTGCGCCGCGCGTCGCGGACCCAGGGCCGGGCGTTGCTGCGGGCCGGCCGGGGCATCTGGGCGATGCCGGCCGGCGGCCGACGGGACCGCCACCAGCCGGTGGCGCTCGGCGTGGTGACCGCCGCCGCCGGGCTCGGTCCGGCGCAGGCGGCGCTGACCGCCGCGTACGGTGCGGTCACCGGCCCGGCCAGCGCCGCCGTGCGGCTGCTCGGCCTCGACCCGTACGCGGTGCACGGGCTGCTGGCCCGGCTCGCCCCGCAGATCGACGCGGTCGCCGCCGAAACGGCGGCCATGGCGGACTGGCCGGTCGACGACCTGCCCGCCGGGTCGGCCCCGATCCCGGAGGTCGACGCCGAACACCATGCCACCTGGGAGGTGCGTCTCTTTGCGTCCTGAACCTCACGTCCATGCCACCGGCGATGCCGCCGAACCGCACGCGCACGTCGGCGGGAGCGTCCCGCACGTACACGACGAAGGCGAGGTGCCGCACACCCACCCGGAGCCGGGCGTCGACCCGCACCCGCCGAGGGTGCCCGACGGCTCCCCCGCCCTGCGGATCGGCATCGGCGGGCCGGTCGGCTCCGGCAAGACGGCGCTGGTCGCCGCGCTGTGCCGGGCGCTCGCCGACGAGCTGCGGCTCGCCGTGGTCACCAACGACATCTACACCACGGAGGACGCCGATTTCCTGCTGCGCAACGGGGTGTTGCCGGCGGAGCGGGTCCGGGCGGTGGAGACCGGCTGCTGCCCGCACACGGCGATCCGGGACGACATCTCGGCCAACCTGGACGCGATCGAGGAGCTGTCCGAGCAGTTGGGCACGCTCGACCTGGTGCTGGTGGAGTCTGGTGGCGACAACCTGACGGCCACGTTCAGCCGGGGCCTGGTCGATCAGCAGATCTTCGTGGTCGACGTGGCCGGCGGCGACAAGGTGCCGCGTAAGGGCGGGCCGGGGGTCAGCACCGCCGACCTGCTGGTGATCAACAAGACGGATCTGGCGCCGCTGGTCAACGCCGATCTGTCGGTGATGCAGCGTGACGCCGCCGCCCGCCGGGGCGATCTGCCGACGGTGTTCCTGTCGCTGGTGCGCGACCCCAAGGCGACGCCGGTCGCGGACTGGATCCGGGGGCTGCTGCGCGAGCGGGCCCAGGCGTCGGCGGCGGTCGCCGGCTGATGGGTCGGCACAGCGACCGGTCGGCGAGGGTGAGCGGCTGATGCGCGCTCGCGCGCGGCTGGTCGCCGAGGTCGACGCCACCGGGCGGACCCGGCTGGCCAGCCTGCGCGGCGAACCGCCGCTGGTGCTGCGCCGCACCGGCCCCCGGACGGCCGGCGACGGCGACTCCGACGCCGGTGAGGTCGAGGTCCATCTGGTCGGGGCGGCGGCCGGCCCGCTCGCCGGCGACGACCTGCGCCTGGACGTCGAGGTCGGGGCGGGGGCGCGGTTGTGCCTGCGTACGGTCGCCGCGTCGCTGGCGCTGCCCGGGGCCGGCGGCGGCCGGTCGGTGCTGGAGATGGTGGTCCGGGTCGCGGCCGGCGGGGCGCTGCGCTGGCTGCCGGAGCCGCTGATCGCCGCCGCCGGCTGTGACCACGTTTCCCGGTCGGTGGTGGAGCTGGCCGACGGGGCGTCGCTGGTGTGGCGTGAGGAACTGGTCTGCGGGCGGGCCGGCGAACCGTCCGGTGACGCCCGGATCGACACGGTCGTACGGTACGCCGGTCAGACGTTGCTGCGGACCGACCTGGCGGTGGGGCCGCGCGCGGCCGGCTGGGCCGGACCGGCGGTGCTGGCCGGGGCGAAGGCGACCGGTTCGATGCTGGTCGTGCGGCCCGAGTGGGCCGACGGTGGGGCACCGACGGCCGCCCCGCTCGGGCCGGGCGCGGCGCTGCTGCCGCTGGCCGGTGGCCCGGCGGTGCTGGTGACGGCGACCGGGCCGACCGCCCATCAGGTCCGCGCCCACCTCGACCGCGCGGCCGATCAGGCGCCGGCGGCGGTGAGCTGACACTGCCGGAGCAGATGTTCACGGCCGTACGCCGGCTTGTCACCGCTGCGCTGCTGCGGACCCGGTCTGGAACTCCTCGGTGCCGAGCACGAGCAGCAGTGCCAGCCGTTCGCGGGCGTCGTCGTCGGCCGGGGTCAGCACCAGCAGCAGCTGCCGCTGATCGGGCGTGACCAGTGTCTCGCAGTCGAGCAGGAGGCTGCCCACCTGCGGATGGACGACGGTTTTGCGGTCGGCGCGTCGGACCGCCACCTCGTGGTCGTCCCAGAGTCGCCGGAAGTCGGCGCTTGCTGACCGCAGACGCCCGACGAGCCCGGTGACCATGGGGTCGCCGCTGCGGCGGCCGGCGGTCGCCCGTAGATCGGCCACCAGCTGACGGGACTGGTGTTCCCACTCCCGCTGCGGGTGGGTGGCACGGGATTCAGGATCGGTGAACCATCGGAACACGAGGTAACGCCGGTCGCCGTGGTGGCCGGTCTGGTCTCCGGTGAGCAGCACTGACGCCCGGTTCTGGGCGAGCACCTCTCCCAGGTCGGACAGCACCAGGGCCGGCGTGTCGCGGAGCCTGTCGAGCATGCGCACCAGGCCGGCGCGGGCCAGGCGGGCTGTCCCGTCGGCGGGTGGTGGCTGGTGTCCGGCCAGGTGGAACAGGTGGTCGCGTTCGTCGTCGGACAGGCGCAACGCCCGCGACAACGCACCGAGCAACTGGGGCGACGGCTGACTGCTGCGGCCCTGTTCCAGGCGTACGACGTAGTCCACCGACATGCCGGCGAGCATCGCGACCTCCTCCCGGCGCAGTCCGGTGGTCCGCCGACGCGGACCGTCGGCAATGCCGACCTCGACCGGGCGGATCGCCCCACGGCGGCGACGCAGGAAGTCGGCGAGCTCAGCACGCTGCATGGCTCCATACTCGCGCGCGACTGGCTGACGAGCCAGGGAGCGGCTCTCCCACGACAGACGCTCCGCTCCCGTACGCCCCGGCTCCGACGCACGGTAGGTGTCACACACGTCGACGACGAAGGGAACACCATGGAGAACGTCACGATGCCGACCCGGACCCTGGGCCGGGCCGGGCCGGCGGTTTCCGCGCTGGGGCTGGGCGCGATGGGCATGTCGGGTGACGGCTACGGCCCGGCCGACCGGGCGGAGAGCATCGCCACCGTGCACGCCGCGCTGGACGCTGGCGTCACGCTGATCGACACTGGCGACTTCTACGGGGCGGGTCACAACGAGTTGCTGCTCGCCGAGGCGCTGCGCGGCCGGGACCGGGACAGCTACCTGCTGAGTGTCAAGTTCGGTGGGCTGCGTACGCCGGACCACGGGTTCGGTGGGCAGGACAATCGCCCGGAGGCGGTACGGAACTTTGTGGCGTACTCGCTGACCCGGCTGGGCACCGACTGCATCGACATCTATCGTCCGGCCCGGCTGGATCCAGCGGTGCCGATCGAGGAAACGGTGGGTGCGATCAAGGAGTTGGTCGACGCCGGGTACGTCCGGCACATCGGCCTCTCCGAGGTCGACGCGGCGACGATCCGTCGGGCGCACGCCGTACATCCGATCGTCGATCTGCAGATCGAGTACTCGCTGATCTCCCGCGCGGTGGAGGCCGAGGTCCTGCCCACCTTGCGGGAGCTGGCTATCGGCCTGACCGCGTACGGCGTGCTCGGCCGGGGGCTGATCTCCGGGCACTGGAGCACCGACTACACCGCCGGTCCCGGCGACTTGCGCGGGCTCGGTCTGATCCCCCGGTTCGCCGACGGAAACGTGGAGCACAACCTGGCCCTGGTGGAGGCGCTGCGCCGGGTCGCCGGGGCCAAGGGGTGCACCGTCGCCCAGTTGGCGATCGCCTGGGTGGCCGCGCAAGCTGCGGACATCGTCCCGCTGGTCGGCGCACGTACCCGGGAACGGCTGGCCGAGGCGTTGCCGGCGGCGCGGTTGCACCTCACCGCCGACGACCTCGCCGAGATAGAGCAGGCGGTGCCGAAGGGCTCGGCGCGGGGCGACCGCTATCCGTCGGCGTTCATGGCCAGCCTCGGCGTCGGTAACTGAACGAAGTCGTGACCAGGCGGTGAATCTGGTCGCTCCGCTGCTGTTGCGGCAGGCCGAACAGGAGCCAGGGCATCCGTTCCTGCGGGGCTACCGGTCGGCCGCCGGCGACGAGGCGGTCGATCTCGACGACGCGGCGGTACGTCGTCGACTGGCCCTTTACCGGATGCACCTCATACCTGGTGATGCTGGTGGAGATGCCGAGCCGGCAGATGACCGACCCGGCACGCTCGGAGTTCCTCACCGACCTGCTGATGCGGGAGCTCACCGCCGCGTCCGGCCGGGCTTAGTACTGCAACGGCGGGTCGTGACTTATGGCGGTTCGAGTCGTTTGCGGTAGTGGGAGGCTTTCGCTTGAGCTTGCCTACGGCGGCGCCAGGTTGACCAGTGCAGCACGTGATCAGCTGCGGTACGCCCGATGAGGACGAGGTGGGCGAACAGGCGGCGGACCTCGTTGCTGCTCAGCGGGATCAGGCTGCGCTCGCTTGGGGTGGTGCCCCCTTTGCGGCCTCGGCGGCGCGGGTGACGACGAGGAACGCGGCGGCGGCCATCGCGAGGGTGATGTGGGCGTACCAGGCGTCGTAGCGGCGGACCTGGTACTGGTCCAGGCCGACCTCGTTCTTCGCGGTCTGGAACGACTCCTCCACCGACCAGCGACTGCCGGCGACCCGCACCAACTCACGCAGTCGGGTGCCGCGTCGGCCGAAGCAGACGTAGTAGGCGATCTCGCCAGGGTCGCTGATCGAGCGTCGGGCGAGGACCCAGCCGCGGCGGCCGTGGGCGAAGGTGCGCCGGATCGGTACCCGGGCCCAGTCGTAGCGGCGTGGCCCGCGCGCGCCATCACCGCACGACAGGCGCTGCCACGCGCCCGCACGCACCCTCGCGACCAGCTCATCGACACGCAGGGTGGTGCGCAGTCCGGAGGGCACCTCGTCGTCACAGCGGGTGGCCATCACATAGGCGATGTCCTGATCCTCCAGCCAGCCCCGCAGGCCCGGGTTCTGCCCGTAGGCCTCGTCCGCCGTGAACCACGAGAACGGCACCCGCGCCTCGATCGCCCGCTCCACCATGGCCTGTGCCTGCTGCGGCTTCGTGGCGAACCCCACCTCTTCCGGGATCGCCGCCGCCCGGCACCGGTCCCGGTCATCGGTCCACGACTTCGGCAGGTACAACTCCCGGTCGATCAACGCCCGACCCCGCGCCGTGGCGTAGCACAGGAACGTGCCGATCTGACAGTTCTCGGTCTTGCCCGCCGTGCCCGAGTACTGCCTCTGGACTCCCGCCGAGGCGCGGCCCTTCTTGATGAACCCGGTCTCATCGGCGACAAGCACCCCGGCCGGATCGCCGATCCGCTCCACGACGTAGTCGCGCACGTCATCGCGGACCGCGTCCCGGTCCCACGCCGCGCTGCACAACATGCCCTGCAACCCGTCCGGCGACACATGCCCAGCCTGCTCCGCGAGAGTCCACCCGTTCCGCCGCTCCAACGGCGCCAACAACCCCCGCACATACGCCCACGCCCGCCGCCGGGGCTCCACCCGCTCAAACCGATGTGCGAACCGGAAGAACAACTCCTCCAACCCGGCATCCCACGACCCGACCACCTGCGCATCCACCACAGTCAACCAACGAACGATCAGCAGCCGAAGCAACGACCCGCCGTTGCAGTATTAGGCGCGAGCCGCGCGTTCGGCATGTGGACCACGCGCAGGAACGCCGGGAGTCGCCACGGTCTCGGCCCGCTGATCACCACGTCACGGCGAAGCGCGGCGACGGCGGTGCTGGTCCGGCCGAACAGCATCAGGTTGAACCGGGCCGGCCGGAACCGTACCTGGACGTCGACGGGGTGGTCGGGGGGCGCGAGCCGGATCCGTCGGTCGCCGAGCACGATCGTCGCGGTCGGCGTGTACGCGGAGCGGAACCGCACCGCGATCGGTCGTTTCGGCATCGGCAGCGAGGTGTCGAGCAGCACGCCGTAGTCGTGGTGAAGCATGCCGAGGAAGAACTGGTCCCAGTAGAGGGCGGCGTGGTCGTCGGGGATCGGCCACGGGCGGCGTACCGCCCTCGCCATGTCCCAGCCGTGCACCAGCAGTTCGTTGACCAGGTGGGCGAGCACGCCGCAGACGGGGACCCGGGCGTCGCCGAGCCACGGCAGGGTGGTCTCCGGCGGCGTCCGGGTGGTGGCGACGAGGATCGCGTCGATCGCCTCGCCGAGCTGGTCGGCGAGGCGATCGGGGTCGCGCTCGGTGAAGTGCCGCAGGACGTGGTCGTTGACGTCGGCGACCGTGTCGACGTTCGTCGCGGGCAGGATCGTCTCGATGTCGGGTATCCGCACCGCCACGTCGCTGTCCTCGACGAGTGCGACGTAGAGCACCGCGATGCTGAGTACGTGCGCGGCCGAGTCGGCCACGGTCCACTCGCGGGTGGCCATGGCCGTCGGGTCGGTGCCGTCGGTCAGCAGCGTTCGGAACCTGTCCCCGGCGGCGCGTAACGCGGTCCGGGTGAGGGTCCAGCGGTGCGCGGGGACGGTGTAGGTCATCTGGTCACCCTCGCACCGCCGCTGACAGGGGACTTCTCGCAGATTGCGCGATCAGGCGCCGTCGCGCGCGAGACGCCGCTGAGGTGTGCCCCGCCGGGCGGCGAACCGGGCAAGGGTCCGCAGCATGGTCCGCATGAACCAGTCGAAGCCGCGATCGGGCAGAATCCGTCGTACGGCCAGGATCGGCTTGGCACCGTTGCCGACGGCGTAGCGGGTCCGGGGCCGGCGGGCGCGTACCGCCTTGGCGACCGCGTCGGCCACCACCGAGGGCGGCGACGCCGGGCCGTCCTCGATGGAGAGAAAAGCCGCGCTGATGGCGGCTTGGTCGGCGTACGCGCCCTGACCGGAGGTGGCGAGCAGGTGCCGGCCGGCGATGCCGGTCCATTCGGTGGCGATCGCGCCCGGCTGGATGACGATCACGTCGATGCCGAGTGGAGCGAGTTCCATCCGCATCGAGTCGCTGAGCCCTTCGACGGCGAATTTGGTGGCGTGGTACCAGCCGCCGAGCGGCTCGTGGATCTTCCCGCCCATGGACGAGATGTTGACGATGCGACCGCTGCCCTGCCGGCGCATCTGGGGCAGGACCAGCTGGGTCAGCCGGGCCAGGCCGAACACGTTCACGTCGAACTGCCGGCGAGCCTCGTCCAGGGGCACATCCTCGACCGCGCCGAAGGAGCCGTAGCCGGCGTTGTTGACCAGCACGTCCACCCGTCCGGATTCCGCCAGGACCTGCTTCACGAGG
The sequence above is a segment of the Solwaraspora sp. WMMD406 genome. Coding sequences within it:
- a CDS encoding urease accessory protein UreD; the protein is MRARARLVAEVDATGRTRLASLRGEPPLVLRRTGPRTAGDGDSDAGEVEVHLVGAAAGPLAGDDLRLDVEVGAGARLCLRTVAASLALPGAGGGRSVLEMVVRVAAGGALRWLPEPLIAAAGCDHVSRSVVELADGASLVWREELVCGRAGEPSGDARIDTVVRYAGQTLLRTDLAVGPRAAGWAGPAVLAGAKATGSMLVVRPEWADGGAPTAAPLGPGAALLPLAGGPAVLVTATGPTAHQVRAHLDRAADQAPAAVS
- a CDS encoding urease subunit beta, with protein sequence MSAPPTPSGTDGGPVVPGEVIPGDRPIVLNSGRPVLTLAVVNTGDRPVQVGSHYHFAEANPALDFDRAAAWGHRLAVAAGTSVRFEPGVDREVTLVPFGGRRIVAGLRGECAGELDGRGPATAAGTDEAGGPA
- a CDS encoding urease subunit alpha; amino-acid sequence: MSTLDRRRYAALLGPTAGDRIRLADTNLLIEVEEDRCAPRGADGTPAYGDEVVFGGGKVIRESMGQSRATRAEGAPDTVITGVVVLDHWGIVKADVGIRDGRIVALGKAGNPDTMDGVHPDLVIGPGTEIIAGNGKILTAGAIDSHVHLICPQVLETALASGVTTIMGGGTGPAEGTKATTVTPGPWHLGMMFAALDPWPVNVLLLGKGNTVSEDSMWEQLRGGAGGFKLHEDWGTTPAAIDACLRVADASGVQVAIHTDTLNEAGYVESTLAAIAGRSIHAYHTEGAGGGHAPDIMRVAAEPNVLPSSTNPTRPHTRNTLDEHLDMLMVCHHLNPSVPEDLAFAESRIRPSTMAGEDILHDLGAISMIGSDSQAMGRVGEVILRTWQTAHVMKARRGALPGDGAADNMRARRYVAKYTICPAVAHGLEGEIGSVEPGKLADLVLWDPVFFGVRPQVVIKGGMIAWAQMGDANASIPTPQPMLPRPMFGAYGTVPAATSLAFVAPVAIDDNLGDRLNGVRRRLAPVADTRGRGKADMPLNDATPRIEIDADTFTVRIDGETVEAAPATELPMAQRYFLF
- a CDS encoding aldo/keto reductase; the encoded protein is MENVTMPTRTLGRAGPAVSALGLGAMGMSGDGYGPADRAESIATVHAALDAGVTLIDTGDFYGAGHNELLLAEALRGRDRDSYLLSVKFGGLRTPDHGFGGQDNRPEAVRNFVAYSLTRLGTDCIDIYRPARLDPAVPIEETVGAIKELVDAGYVRHIGLSEVDAATIRRAHAVHPIVDLQIEYSLISRAVEAEVLPTLRELAIGLTAYGVLGRGLISGHWSTDYTAGPGDLRGLGLIPRFADGNVEHNLALVEALRRVAGAKGCTVAQLAIAWVAAQAADIVPLVGARTRERLAEALPAARLHLTADDLAEIEQAVPKGSARGDRYPSAFMASLGVGN
- a CDS encoding maleylpyruvate isomerase N-terminal domain-containing protein, translating into MTYTVPAHRWTLTRTALRAAGDRFRTLLTDGTDPTAMATREWTVADSAAHVLSIAVLYVALVEDSDVAVRIPDIETILPATNVDTVADVNDHVLRHFTERDPDRLADQLGEAIDAILVATTRTPPETTLPWLGDARVPVCGVLAHLVNELLVHGWDMARAVRRPWPIPDDHAALYWDQFFLGMLHHDYGVLLDTSLPMPKRPIAVRFRSAYTPTATIVLGDRRIRLAPPDHPVDVQVRFRPARFNLMLFGRTSTAVAALRRDVVISGPRPWRLPAFLRVVHMPNARLAPNTATAGRCFGC
- a CDS encoding urease subunit gamma, which translates into the protein MFLTRHEQERLLIHVAADVAWKRRERGIRLNHPEATAVITAFLLEGARDGRSVAELMEAGRHVLGREDVLDGVPEMLPEVQVEATFPDGTKLVTVHEPIS
- a CDS encoding IS701 family transposase gives rise to the protein MVGSWDAGLEELFFRFAHRFERVEPRRRAWAYVRGLLAPLERRNGWTLAEQAGHVSPDGLQGMLCSAAWDRDAVRDDVRDYVVERIGDPAGVLVADETGFIKKGRASAGVQRQYSGTAGKTENCQIGTFLCYATARGRALIDRELYLPKSWTDDRDRCRAAAIPEEVGFATKPQQAQAMVERAIEARVPFSWFTADEAYGQNPGLRGWLEDQDIAYVMATRCDDEVPSGLRTTLRVDELVARVRAGAWQRLSCGDGARGPRRYDWARVPIRRTFAHGRRGWVLARRSISDPGEIAYYVCFGRRGTRLRELVRVAGSRWSVEESFQTAKNEVGLDQYQVRRYDAWYAHITLAMAAAAFLVVTRAAEAAKGAPPQASAA
- a CDS encoding helix-turn-helix transcriptional regulator, yielding MQRAELADFLRRRRGAIRPVEVGIADGPRRRTTGLRREEVAMLAGMSVDYVVRLEQGRSSQPSPQLLGALSRALRLSDDERDHLFHLAGHQPPPADGTARLARAGLVRMLDRLRDTPALVLSDLGEVLAQNRASVLLTGDQTGHHGDRRYLVFRWFTDPESRATHPQREWEHQSRQLVADLRATAGRRSGDPMVTGLVGRLRSASADFRRLWDDHEVAVRRADRKTVVHPQVGSLLLDCETLVTPDQRQLLLVLTPADDDARERLALLLVLGTEEFQTGSAAAQR
- a CDS encoding urease accessory UreF family protein, producing the protein MSGLATLLVLADGRLPSGAHAHSSGLEAAVVAGRVKDLDTLAGFLTGRLATGGRTAAAFAAAAAGAPTSDAASGGATARLDALDDGLDARTPSPALRRASRTQGRALLRAGRGIWAMPAGGRRDRHQPVALGVVTAAAGLGPAQAALTAAYGAVTGPASAAVRLLGLDPYAVHGLLARLAPQIDAVAAETAAMADWPVDDLPAGSAPIPEVDAEHHATWEVRLFAS
- the ureG gene encoding urease accessory protein UreG, which gives rise to MPHTHPEPGVDPHPPRVPDGSPALRIGIGGPVGSGKTALVAALCRALADELRLAVVTNDIYTTEDADFLLRNGVLPAERVRAVETGCCPHTAIRDDISANLDAIEELSEQLGTLDLVLVESGGDNLTATFSRGLVDQQIFVVDVAGGDKVPRKGGPGVSTADLLVINKTDLAPLVNADLSVMQRDAAARRGDLPTVFLSLVRDPKATPVADWIRGLLRERAQASAAVAG